A genomic segment from Osmerus mordax isolate fOsmMor3 chromosome 5, fOsmMor3.pri, whole genome shotgun sequence encodes:
- the LOC136943197 gene encoding dual specificity protein phosphatase 13A-like, with the protein MSFSLPLTHTHRRSGQGRKNFGYGQRQKSQSVCESTSLSWSRMTDDKRPQNLALIKELEYILDSCKLELTPIAEVWPNLYIGNVAIAQNRGALQKLGITHILNAAHSKQGSIGDQSYYGNACLYCGIPAEDSSHFDISQYFQASADFIHKALETKDGKVLVHCIMGMSRSATLVLAYLMLQRRVTLRDALRHVIQRRAIYPNRNFLALLLNLDTQLTRKRRLCPLL; encoded by the exons atgtccttctctctccctctcacacatacacacaggcgcaGTGGGCAGGGCAGAAAGAATTTTGGCTATGGACAGAGGCAGAagagccagagtgtgtgtgagagcacatCTCTCAGCTGGAGCAGAATGACAGACGATAAACGGCCACAGAACCTGGCGCTCATTAAAGAGCTGGAGTACATCCTAGACTCCTGCAAACTGGAGTTGACTCCCATAGCTGAGGTCTGGCCCAACCTCTACATAGGAAACGT ggccATTGCCCAGAACAGAGGAGCATTACAGAAGCTGGGCATCACTCACATCCTGAACGCAGCCCACTCTAAACAGGGCAGCATCGGCGACCAGAGTTACTACGGCAATGCCTGTCTGTACTGTGGGATCCCTGCTGAAGACTCTTCCCACTTTGATATCAGCCAGTACTTTCAGGCTTCTGCAGACTTCATACACAAGGCCCTGGAGACCAAAGATG gAAAGGTGTTGGTACACTGCATCATGGGTATGAGTCGTTCCGCTACACTGGTCCTGGCTTACCTGATGCTGCAACGACGCGTCACATTACGAGATGCCTTGAGACATGTGATACAGCGGCGTGCCATCTACCCCAACAGGAACTTCCTGGCGCTCCTACTCAACCTCGACACTCAGCTCACACGCAAGAGAAggctctgccctctcctctga
- the LOC136943060 gene encoding dual specificity protein phosphatase 13B-like isoform X3 — translation MEPCYEPPSVSELQEFFLADRKPTGHLNQVWPNVYIGNEVAARDKATLHSLGITHVVNAAHEPPQKGPEPCFSVNTGPYFYRDMSVDYYGVEADDAVDFILSPFFYPVARYIRAALAMEGHVFVHCLMGVSRSATLVLAFLMISEGLRLQEAAAAVRQHRDIFPNPGFLLQLHRLDASLERERRRIQAKKLSQSDSTYQEDTPPLLELRRIMLTDRKPLGTVNQVWPNLYLGNDDLPVPVKYIGVEAADHPLFDLRPFFSSTAEFIDNALKHNGKVFVHCAMGVSRSGAMVLAYLMICQHVSLVDAIMAVRLNRDIGPNAGFLLQLRQLELNLTQQRRLERTETQT, via the exons aTGGAGCCATGCTATGAACCTCCATCAGTGTCTGAGCTGCAGGAATTCTTTCTGGCAGACAGAAAGCCCACTGGACACCTCAACCAGGTCTGGCCCAACGTTTACATAGGCAACGA GGTGGCAGCCCGTGACAAGGCAACCCTGCACAGCCTGGGAATCACCCACGTAGTCAACGCTGCACATGAACCCCCACAGAAAGGCCCTGAGCCCTGCTTCTCTGTCAACACTGGCCCTTATTTCTATAGAGACATGTCTGTGGACTATTATGGGGTTGAGGCTGATGATGCTGTGGACTTTATCCTCAGTCCGTTCTTTTACCCTGTAGCACGTTACATCAGAGCTGCCTTGGCcatggagg GCCATGTGTTTGTTCACTGTCTGATGGGAGTGAGCCGGTCTGCAACTTTGGTACTGGCCTTCCTCATGATCTCTGAAGGCCTGAGGCTGCAGGAGGCTGCAGCTGCAGTCAGGCAGCATAGAGATATTTTCCCCAACCCTGGCTTCCTGCTGCAGCTACACAGACTGGATGCcagcctggagagggagaggaggagaatccAGGCTAAGAAACT AAGTCAGTCAGACTCCACCTACCAGGAAGACACTCCCCCTCTCTTAGAGTTGCGACGGATCATGTTGACCGATAGGAAGCCATTAGGAACGGTCAATCAAGTCTGGCCCAACCTCTATCTTGGAAACGA CGATCTGCCAGTACCAGTGAAGTACATCGGTGTTGAGGCAGCAGACCATCCGCTGTTTGACCTCCGACCCTTCTTCAGCTCCACAGCAGAGTTTATAGACAATGCCTTAAAACACAATG GGAAGGTGTTTGTCCACTGTGCCATGGGTGTCAGTCGGTCCGGAGCGATGGTTTTGGCCTACCTGATGATCTGCCAGCATGTCTCCCTGGTAGACGCCATCATGGCTGTCCGTCTGAACCGGGACATTGGACCCAACGCAGGCTTTCTGTTGCAGCTTAGACAGCTGGAGCTAAATCTGACACAGcagaggagactggagaggacagagacccAAACATGA
- the LOC136943060 gene encoding uncharacterized protein isoform X1 — protein sequence MEPCYEPPSVSELQEFFLADRKPTGHLNQVWPNVYIGNEVAARDKATLHSLGITHVVNAAHEPPQKGPEPCFSVNTGPYFYRDMSVDYYGVEADDAVDFILSPFFYPVARYIRAALAMEGHVFVHCLMGVSRSATLVLAFLMISEGLRLQEAAAAVRQHRDIFPNPGFLLQLHRLDASLERERRRIQAKKLSQSDSTYQEDTPPLLELRRIMLTDRKPLGTVNQVWPNLYLGNESAARDKPMLTSLGVTHIVNTAAGLHRINTGPGFYSDLPVPVKYIGVEAADHPLFDLRPFFSSTAEFIDNALKHNGKVFVHCAMGVSRSGAMVLAYLMICQHVSLVDAIMAVRLNRDIGPNAGFLLQLRQLELNLTQQRRLERTETQT from the exons aTGGAGCCATGCTATGAACCTCCATCAGTGTCTGAGCTGCAGGAATTCTTTCTGGCAGACAGAAAGCCCACTGGACACCTCAACCAGGTCTGGCCCAACGTTTACATAGGCAACGA GGTGGCAGCCCGTGACAAGGCAACCCTGCACAGCCTGGGAATCACCCACGTAGTCAACGCTGCACATGAACCCCCACAGAAAGGCCCTGAGCCCTGCTTCTCTGTCAACACTGGCCCTTATTTCTATAGAGACATGTCTGTGGACTATTATGGGGTTGAGGCTGATGATGCTGTGGACTTTATCCTCAGTCCGTTCTTTTACCCTGTAGCACGTTACATCAGAGCTGCCTTGGCcatggagg GCCATGTGTTTGTTCACTGTCTGATGGGAGTGAGCCGGTCTGCAACTTTGGTACTGGCCTTCCTCATGATCTCTGAAGGCCTGAGGCTGCAGGAGGCTGCAGCTGCAGTCAGGCAGCATAGAGATATTTTCCCCAACCCTGGCTTCCTGCTGCAGCTACACAGACTGGATGCcagcctggagagggagaggaggagaatccAGGCTAAGAAACT AAGTCAGTCAGACTCCACCTACCAGGAAGACACTCCCCCTCTCTTAGAGTTGCGACGGATCATGTTGACCGATAGGAAGCCATTAGGAACGGTCAATCAAGTCTGGCCCAACCTCTATCTTGGAAACGA gtctgCAGCGCGGGACAAACCCATGTTGACATCTTTGGGTGTAACTCACATTGTGAATACAGCAGCCGGTCTTCACCGCATTAACACCGGGCCTGGATTCTACAGCGATCTGCCAGTACCAGTGAAGTACATCGGTGTTGAGGCAGCAGACCATCCGCTGTTTGACCTCCGACCCTTCTTCAGCTCCACAGCAGAGTTTATAGACAATGCCTTAAAACACAATG GGAAGGTGTTTGTCCACTGTGCCATGGGTGTCAGTCGGTCCGGAGCGATGGTTTTGGCCTACCTGATGATCTGCCAGCATGTCTCCCTGGTAGACGCCATCATGGCTGTCCGTCTGAACCGGGACATTGGACCCAACGCAGGCTTTCTGTTGCAGCTTAGACAGCTGGAGCTAAATCTGACACAGcagaggagactggagaggacagagacccAAACATGA
- the LOC136943060 gene encoding uncharacterized protein isoform X2: protein MEPCYEPPSVSELQEFFLADRKPTGHLNQVWPNVYIGNEVAARDKATLHSLGITHVVNAAHEPPQKGPEPCFSVNTGPYFYRDMSVDYYGVEADDAVDFILSPFFYPVARYIRAALAMEGHVFVHCLMGVSRSATLVLAFLMISEGLRLQEAAAAVRQHRDIFPNPGFLLQLHRLDASLERERRRIQAKKLQSDSTYQEDTPPLLELRRIMLTDRKPLGTVNQVWPNLYLGNESAARDKPMLTSLGVTHIVNTAAGLHRINTGPGFYSDLPVPVKYIGVEAADHPLFDLRPFFSSTAEFIDNALKHNGKVFVHCAMGVSRSGAMVLAYLMICQHVSLVDAIMAVRLNRDIGPNAGFLLQLRQLELNLTQQRRLERTETQT from the exons aTGGAGCCATGCTATGAACCTCCATCAGTGTCTGAGCTGCAGGAATTCTTTCTGGCAGACAGAAAGCCCACTGGACACCTCAACCAGGTCTGGCCCAACGTTTACATAGGCAACGA GGTGGCAGCCCGTGACAAGGCAACCCTGCACAGCCTGGGAATCACCCACGTAGTCAACGCTGCACATGAACCCCCACAGAAAGGCCCTGAGCCCTGCTTCTCTGTCAACACTGGCCCTTATTTCTATAGAGACATGTCTGTGGACTATTATGGGGTTGAGGCTGATGATGCTGTGGACTTTATCCTCAGTCCGTTCTTTTACCCTGTAGCACGTTACATCAGAGCTGCCTTGGCcatggagg GCCATGTGTTTGTTCACTGTCTGATGGGAGTGAGCCGGTCTGCAACTTTGGTACTGGCCTTCCTCATGATCTCTGAAGGCCTGAGGCTGCAGGAGGCTGCAGCTGCAGTCAGGCAGCATAGAGATATTTTCCCCAACCCTGGCTTCCTGCTGCAGCTACACAGACTGGATGCcagcctggagagggagaggaggagaatccAGGCTAAGAAACT TCAGTCAGACTCCACCTACCAGGAAGACACTCCCCCTCTCTTAGAGTTGCGACGGATCATGTTGACCGATAGGAAGCCATTAGGAACGGTCAATCAAGTCTGGCCCAACCTCTATCTTGGAAACGA gtctgCAGCGCGGGACAAACCCATGTTGACATCTTTGGGTGTAACTCACATTGTGAATACAGCAGCCGGTCTTCACCGCATTAACACCGGGCCTGGATTCTACAGCGATCTGCCAGTACCAGTGAAGTACATCGGTGTTGAGGCAGCAGACCATCCGCTGTTTGACCTCCGACCCTTCTTCAGCTCCACAGCAGAGTTTATAGACAATGCCTTAAAACACAATG GGAAGGTGTTTGTCCACTGTGCCATGGGTGTCAGTCGGTCCGGAGCGATGGTTTTGGCCTACCTGATGATCTGCCAGCATGTCTCCCTGGTAGACGCCATCATGGCTGTCCGTCTGAACCGGGACATTGGACCCAACGCAGGCTTTCTGTTGCAGCTTAGACAGCTGGAGCTAAATCTGACACAGcagaggagactggagaggacagagacccAAACATGA